One Candidatus Methylacidithermus pantelleriae genomic window carries:
- a CDS encoding class I SAM-dependent methyltransferase, translated as MPVLSIFQDPNPTILNRKAPAITHRLFTLFRGWPIFLFAFVSLTLPQITVFAKGSVHSFIYYQRSYKFTVDTFTDRICYWESFLSEYKGKPGIHYLEIGVYEGRSLFWMLDNILTDPTSQATVIDTFDGPYYRRFLYNLAISGAGDRVRILRGLSTDEIHEVPVDSVDIAYIDGSGRSDVMFEDLVNAWDRVRQGGLIICNRYRMTHHLARVLDAKPGDGGPIAAIQQFLNQYKDRLLMVMFQPNFVVVRKAMEPEVKKRELSVAEEKGWMRAQRVY; from the coding sequence ATGCCTGTATTGTCCATCTTTCAAGACCCAAACCCAACGATTCTCAACCGGAAAGCACCGGCAATCACGCACCGATTGTTCACCTTGTTCCGCGGGTGGCCAATCTTTCTTTTTGCCTTTGTGAGTCTTACCCTCCCCCAAATAACCGTCTTTGCTAAGGGAAGTGTGCACTCGTTCATTTACTATCAACGGTCGTATAAATTTACGGTTGACACCTTTACCGATCGAATTTGTTACTGGGAAAGTTTTCTTTCGGAATACAAAGGAAAGCCTGGTATTCACTACCTTGAAATTGGAGTTTATGAGGGACGTTCGCTCTTTTGGATGCTTGATAATATTCTTACGGATCCTACGTCTCAGGCTACTGTCATCGACACCTTTGACGGTCCTTACTACCGAAGATTTCTCTACAATCTTGCAATTTCTGGTGCCGGAGATCGCGTTCGGATACTTCGCGGGCTATCTACCGACGAAATCCATGAGGTTCCTGTTGATTCTGTCGACATCGCCTATATTGATGGCTCGGGCCGAAGCGACGTTATGTTTGAGGATCTCGTCAATGCATGGGATCGCGTAAGGCAGGGAGGTCTTATCATCTGCAATCGGTATCGAATGACCCATCATTTGGCTCGCGTCCTGGATGCTAAACCTGGAGACGGTGGTCCCATTGCGGCAATCCAGCAGTTCCTTAACCAGTATAAGGACCGACTTTTGATGGTTATGTTTCAGCCGAATTTTGTCGTTGTTAGAAAAGCGATGGAGCCGGAGGTGAAAAAACGGGAGCTAAGCGTTGCGGAAGAGAAAGGATGGATGCGAGCTCAGAGAGTGTATTAA
- a CDS encoding MBL fold metallo-hydrolase has translation MEPKVEVGFPRIGGEAGVGPRLANPTNAICPVSRRRRKNFVLDILLPSLFIRREGTPCKPIFPEIPEGKVCLTWIGHASFLIQTSKHNILIDPNWANWIMVIRRLRHAGLAIEDLPNVDLVLVTHAHFDHLNRKSLRAIAASQPIVVPYGVGGLVSGLGFTQIHEMRWWDQWEFRGLSITFTPARHWGARFVADRHRGYGGFCLAFEDRRIYHCGDTAYFAGFREIGRRLQPQIVLMPIGAYEPPSGRDVHIDPEKAVQAFLELGAEVMIPMHFGTYRMSYEPLYEPAQRLLVAAARSGVLSRIRFLHEGVPSLF, from the coding sequence GTGGAACCAAAGGTCGAGGTTGGTTTCCCTAGGATCGGTGGGGAAGCCGGTGTGGGTCCTAGGCTTGCCAACCCAACGAATGCTATTTGCCCTGTGAGCCGTCGCCGGCGAAAAAATTTCGTGCTCGACATTCTCTTACCCTCCCTTTTCATCCGACGGGAAGGGACACCCTGTAAACCGATTTTTCCGGAGATCCCAGAGGGAAAAGTCTGTCTTACCTGGATCGGTCATGCATCCTTTCTCATTCAGACGTCGAAGCATAACATTCTGATTGATCCTAACTGGGCGAACTGGATTATGGTCATCCGGCGTTTGCGACATGCGGGGCTTGCGATTGAGGATTTGCCCAACGTGGACCTTGTGCTGGTGACCCATGCCCACTTTGACCACTTAAACCGTAAATCACTGCGGGCCATCGCGGCTTCCCAGCCCATCGTGGTGCCGTACGGGGTAGGAGGGCTCGTCTCAGGTCTGGGGTTTACACAAATTCACGAGATGCGCTGGTGGGACCAGTGGGAGTTCCGGGGTCTTTCGATTACTTTTACTCCGGCGCGGCATTGGGGAGCACGCTTTGTAGCGGATCGACATCGTGGCTATGGGGGCTTCTGCCTGGCGTTTGAAGACCGGAGGATATATCACTGCGGAGACACCGCCTACTTTGCCGGTTTCCGGGAAATCGGTCGGAGGTTACAACCCCAGATTGTGCTGATGCCCATTGGCGCCTACGAACCTCCCTCCGGGCGTGATGTCCACATTGATCCAGAGAAAGCCGTTCAAGCTTTTCTTGAACTGGGCGCCGAGGTAATGATTCCCATGCACTTTGGTACCTATCGTATGAGCTATGAACCCTTGTACGAGCCTGCACAGCGCCTTTTGGTGGCCGCCGCCCGTAGCGGTGTGCTTTCGAGGATTCGCTTTCTTCACGAGGGAGTCCCCTCTCTTTTTTAA
- a CDS encoding Rne/Rng family ribonuclease encodes MFFDKLRRFIGLKKKGETKEILVSCEPLETRVALLEGGILEEFAVERGGAKEIAGNIYKGRVHNVEPGLKALFVDIGVEKNAFLHYWDAVPAALDAGVEAVERKGRKRKTRSISADDIPQLYPPGSEVVVQVSKGPIGNKGARVTTNITLAGRYLVLLPYSEQFGISRKIEDPKERMRLRKILQELDVPEGMGLIIRTVGEGKKARYFVRDLAMLLEQWRAIEERIRTEKAPALLYAEPDLIERTVRDFLTEDVDQIVVDDEQAYGRIRELVGKISKRSQRKIRLYKESVPIFERFNVEKQIDTAFRRQVWLPSGGYIVIDETEALVAIDVNTGRAKASGREENTILQTNLEAAEEVARQLRLRNIGGLVIIDFIDMRSKRDQNLVVHRLKECLRRDKARTHVLPISPLGLVEMTRQRVQESIWQSQYVQCPYCEGRGVIKSPETMSVEIQRAITTVMRSHPEVRELRIVVNHLVLERLKTEDEDILVDLERKLQGKLLFRADPKVHVEEFHIYNAVTNQELYHRP; translated from the coding sequence ATGTTTTTCGACAAGTTACGGCGTTTTATCGGTCTTAAAAAAAAGGGCGAAACTAAAGAGATTCTCGTCAGTTGTGAACCTCTAGAGACCCGGGTAGCTCTTCTGGAAGGGGGGATACTGGAGGAGTTCGCCGTCGAACGGGGGGGAGCGAAGGAGATCGCTGGGAATATCTATAAGGGAAGGGTGCACAATGTCGAGCCCGGTCTTAAAGCGCTATTCGTCGACATTGGGGTGGAAAAGAATGCGTTTTTGCACTACTGGGATGCGGTCCCGGCCGCTCTGGATGCGGGCGTGGAAGCGGTCGAACGGAAGGGGAGGAAAAGGAAAACACGATCGATTAGCGCCGATGATATCCCTCAACTTTACCCTCCGGGATCTGAGGTGGTCGTCCAGGTCAGCAAAGGACCGATTGGGAATAAGGGGGCGCGTGTTACCACCAACATCACCTTGGCGGGCCGTTATCTGGTCCTTCTTCCCTATTCAGAGCAATTTGGCATTTCCCGGAAAATTGAGGATCCCAAAGAGCGGATGCGGCTTCGGAAAATTCTTCAGGAACTCGATGTTCCGGAGGGGATGGGGTTGATTATCCGAACTGTGGGAGAAGGGAAAAAGGCGCGGTATTTTGTCCGGGATCTCGCCATGTTGCTCGAGCAGTGGAGAGCGATTGAGGAAAGAATCCGAACGGAGAAGGCACCGGCTCTCCTTTATGCCGAGCCGGACTTAATTGAACGGACGGTGCGGGACTTTTTGACCGAGGATGTTGACCAGATTGTCGTCGATGATGAGCAAGCCTACGGACGGATCCGAGAATTGGTAGGGAAAATTTCCAAAAGGTCGCAACGAAAGATTCGCCTGTATAAGGAATCGGTCCCCATTTTTGAACGCTTTAACGTGGAAAAGCAAATTGATACGGCTTTTCGGAGACAAGTATGGCTCCCGAGTGGGGGCTATATCGTCATTGATGAAACGGAGGCTTTGGTGGCGATTGATGTAAACACGGGGCGCGCGAAGGCTAGCGGCCGGGAAGAAAATACGATTCTTCAGACGAATCTAGAGGCAGCTGAGGAGGTTGCCCGCCAGCTGCGGCTGCGGAATATCGGGGGGCTTGTCATCATTGACTTTATCGATATGCGGTCCAAAAGGGACCAAAATCTTGTGGTTCATCGTCTCAAAGAGTGCTTGCGGCGCGACAAGGCGCGGACCCATGTCCTACCGATTAGCCCGTTGGGTTTAGTCGAGATGACGCGGCAGCGGGTGCAGGAGAGTATTTGGCAGTCCCAGTACGTGCAATGTCCTTATTGTGAGGGTCGTGGGGTGATTAAATCTCCGGAGACGATGAGCGTCGAAATCCAGAGAGCCATCACCACGGTGATGCGGAGTCATCCCGAAGTTCGGGAACTGCGCATTGTGGTCAATCATCTTGTGCTTGAGCGTTTGAAAACGGAGGATGAAGATATTTTGGTTGACCTTGAGCGAAAGCTTCAGGGGAAGCTCTTGTTCCGTGCGGATCCGAAGGTGCATGTGGAAGAGTTTCACATTTATAACGCAGTTACGAATCAGGAGTTGTATCACCGGCCCTGA
- a CDS encoding carboxy terminal-processing peptidase yields MKEGKRREACSNRSRWAGGLVACLIGWVFLWPQQAGATMSRAQAGKVAKVVAYLLQQGHYSRKPFDSKLSQVFLRNYLDALDFNHMVFEQSDVDELTSTYGSVLDQWTRQENIEPAFAIYSRFLSRLAEKQAWVQEFLSTEPDFTVDETYVPERGKLPWPKDTAEARELWRKRIKYELLQGRLAKEKPETTRGMISRRYMRLLKEMREADVEEILDYYLNALTHAYDPHSDYQTPAEARNFEIGSIKLSLSGIGAVLKSEDGYPKIVSLVAGGPADLDKRLKPNDRIVAVQQEKGEPVDVVDMKLSKVVELIRGERGTKVTLTVIPAEATDSSVRKVVTLVRDEVKLTEQRAKARMYEWPGPDGRTRKLGIVILPGFYERSTRDVAQLLRRLEESSVEGVALDLRHNGGGMLEEAVSLTGLFMRDGPVVQVRDYLGRVQPIRSFGGAARYWGPLTVLVSRLSASASEIVAAALQDYGRAVIVGDSQTHGKGTVQSLVNLTEFLPWDFGADPGKLKITVQKFYRVTGLSTQQHGVSSDVVLPSLDDYLEIGESYLPHCLPGDQIQPLSYPKLHDLAPVISILRKRSSQRVAANPEFAFIEEDIRLLKERMAHKEISLNEAKRLAERKEEEERKKARDQERREHPAPKVRVVEWDADAAAGKHPAKVWMANGVEEVPDPLAESVEVRREGRETEGASRRDVHLEESLNVLSDLVAMTESKTGELVLRAEHN; encoded by the coding sequence ATGAAAGAGGGTAAGAGGAGAGAAGCTTGTAGCAATCGGTCGCGATGGGCTGGCGGGCTTGTCGCTTGCCTGATTGGGTGGGTGTTCTTATGGCCTCAACAAGCCGGTGCAACGATGAGCCGGGCGCAGGCGGGGAAAGTGGCCAAGGTCGTCGCCTATCTTTTGCAGCAGGGCCACTATTCCCGCAAGCCTTTTGATAGTAAGCTTTCGCAGGTTTTTCTTCGCAACTATCTGGATGCGTTGGATTTTAACCACATGGTTTTTGAGCAGTCCGATGTCGATGAGCTCACCTCGACGTATGGGTCGGTGCTGGATCAGTGGACGCGGCAAGAAAATATCGAGCCTGCCTTTGCGATTTATTCCCGTTTCTTAAGCCGGCTGGCGGAAAAGCAGGCTTGGGTTCAGGAATTTTTGTCGACGGAGCCTGATTTTACGGTCGATGAAACGTATGTTCCGGAACGTGGCAAGCTTCCCTGGCCCAAGGACACAGCGGAAGCGCGGGAATTGTGGCGCAAGCGAATCAAATACGAACTTCTCCAAGGGCGCTTAGCGAAAGAAAAACCTGAAACGACCCGTGGGATGATCTCGCGGCGTTACATGAGGCTTCTCAAAGAGATGCGGGAAGCGGATGTGGAGGAAATTTTGGACTACTATCTCAATGCTCTGACCCATGCGTATGATCCTCATTCCGATTATCAGACTCCGGCCGAGGCAAGAAACTTTGAAATTGGAAGCATTAAACTTTCGTTGAGCGGGATTGGGGCCGTTCTTAAAAGTGAGGACGGATATCCCAAAATTGTCAGTTTGGTCGCCGGAGGGCCAGCCGATTTGGATAAGCGGCTCAAACCCAACGATCGCATTGTGGCGGTTCAGCAAGAGAAAGGAGAGCCGGTCGACGTGGTCGACATGAAACTTTCCAAAGTAGTCGAACTTATCCGTGGGGAGAGGGGAACGAAGGTGACTCTTACGGTAATCCCGGCCGAGGCGACGGATAGCTCTGTTCGGAAGGTGGTTACACTCGTGAGGGATGAAGTCAAATTAACGGAACAGCGGGCGAAGGCACGAATGTATGAGTGGCCGGGGCCCGATGGTCGGACCCGGAAATTGGGGATTGTCATTCTGCCCGGTTTCTACGAGCGGTCTACTCGAGACGTGGCCCAGCTCCTCCGGCGGCTCGAAGAGTCGTCGGTGGAAGGGGTTGCTCTGGATCTGCGGCATAACGGTGGGGGGATGCTTGAGGAGGCGGTCAGTCTCACGGGGCTTTTCATGCGGGATGGACCGGTGGTCCAGGTGCGAGACTATCTCGGACGGGTCCAGCCCATCCGAAGCTTTGGGGGGGCTGCCCGTTATTGGGGTCCTCTTACGGTTTTGGTGAGCCGTCTGAGTGCGTCGGCTTCCGAAATCGTGGCGGCGGCTCTCCAGGATTACGGCCGGGCCGTGATTGTTGGGGATAGTCAGACTCATGGCAAAGGGACGGTTCAGAGCCTGGTTAACCTGACCGAGTTTCTCCCTTGGGATTTTGGTGCCGATCCAGGAAAGCTTAAGATCACCGTACAAAAGTTTTACCGGGTTACGGGTCTTTCCACCCAGCAGCATGGGGTAAGCTCAGATGTCGTTTTGCCCTCGCTCGATGACTATTTGGAAATCGGGGAGTCTTACCTCCCTCACTGCCTTCCCGGAGACCAGATCCAGCCGCTATCCTATCCAAAGCTCCATGACCTAGCACCAGTCATTTCGATCCTTCGCAAGCGTTCAAGCCAGCGGGTGGCCGCCAATCCCGAGTTTGCGTTCATCGAAGAAGATATCCGGTTGCTTAAGGAAAGAATGGCCCATAAGGAAATTTCGCTGAACGAAGCGAAGCGTTTGGCGGAGCGGAAAGAAGAAGAGGAGAGGAAGAAGGCTCGCGACCAGGAACGCCGGGAGCATCCGGCCCCGAAAGTTCGGGTGGTCGAATGGGATGCAGACGCGGCGGCTGGAAAACATCCGGCCAAAGTTTGGATGGCAAATGGAGTGGAGGAGGTGCCCGATCCGTTGGCGGAATCGGTAGAGGTTCGGCGTGAAGGTCGGGAAACGGAGGGGGCATCGAGGCGAGATGTTCATCTGGAGGAAAGTTTGAACGTGCTTTCGGATCTTGTCGCGATGACCGAATCCAAAACGGGGGAACTTGTGTTGCGGGCGGAGCACAATTAA
- the rodA gene encoding rod shape-determining protein RodA: MKLWKDSSQLVLLYRKILRMDWLLVLVVVALSGFGVAVVYSATYSEGGGLYRNAHLAQMAWLMGGLAVLLVLSLTDYRVWVRWSWVFFLVSLVLLVVVLKVGTVVNGARSWLRLGPVSLEPAELAKVSFILLLAWLFQRVKDRGLLMSLLVLALTALPVALVLKQPALGSASVFFPIGYAVCLVGGLKKRYLLLPPLSAASAGAYAFFGVYQRGWVIPGLKPYQLTRIRTFFDPNLDPLGAGWTINQSLIAIGSGGLWGKGFLHGEQNIYGFLPKKIAYNDFIFSVVGEEWGFVGASAVVVAECIILLLCLRAAWVSQDLAGSLIAAGIAGMFFGHMVVNIGMTIGLLPVTGIPLPFVSYGGTFLVICLGAIGLVQSVCVHGRPLR; this comes from the coding sequence ATGAAGTTGTGGAAGGATTCCTCCCAGTTAGTCCTTCTTTATCGCAAGATCCTTAGGATGGATTGGCTTCTGGTTCTTGTGGTAGTGGCGCTGTCCGGATTCGGGGTCGCGGTGGTCTATAGCGCCACCTATTCGGAAGGGGGCGGACTCTACCGCAACGCCCATCTTGCCCAGATGGCTTGGCTTATGGGGGGACTGGCGGTTTTACTGGTTCTCTCGCTTACGGATTATCGAGTATGGGTCCGGTGGTCTTGGGTGTTTTTTCTGGTTTCGTTGGTTCTTTTGGTCGTTGTGCTCAAGGTGGGAACGGTAGTCAATGGGGCTCGAAGCTGGCTTCGTTTGGGACCGGTTTCGTTAGAGCCGGCGGAGCTGGCTAAGGTAAGCTTTATTCTTTTGCTTGCCTGGCTTTTTCAAAGGGTGAAAGACCGCGGGTTGTTGATGTCGCTTTTGGTTCTGGCGCTAACCGCTCTCCCGGTGGCCCTGGTGCTGAAGCAGCCGGCTTTGGGTTCGGCCAGCGTGTTTTTCCCGATTGGTTATGCCGTGTGCTTGGTGGGAGGGCTAAAAAAGCGATATCTTCTTTTACCCCCTTTGAGCGCAGCGAGCGCAGGCGCCTATGCCTTTTTTGGCGTCTACCAGCGGGGATGGGTGATTCCCGGTCTTAAGCCTTACCAATTGACGCGCATCCGGACGTTTTTTGACCCCAATCTTGATCCCTTGGGTGCGGGATGGACGATCAATCAATCCTTGATTGCCATTGGCTCTGGGGGATTGTGGGGGAAAGGTTTTTTGCATGGGGAACAGAATATCTATGGCTTTCTTCCCAAAAAAATCGCCTACAACGATTTTATCTTTTCGGTTGTCGGTGAGGAGTGGGGTTTCGTTGGCGCGTCGGCCGTAGTTGTGGCAGAGTGTATCATCCTTTTGCTATGTCTTCGGGCAGCTTGGGTGAGTCAAGATCTTGCCGGTTCGCTCATTGCCGCCGGGATAGCGGGGATGTTTTTTGGACACATGGTGGTCAATATTGGGATGACCATCGGGCTTTTACCCGTGACCGGTATCCCGTTACCCTTCGTCAGTTATGGAGGAACGTTTCTGGTCATCTGTCTTGGGGCGATAGGACTCGTACAGAGCGTATGCGTGCATGGTCGCCCGCTCCGGTAG
- the mrdA gene encoding penicillin-binding protein 2, whose amino-acid sequence MATKAALNNRAADAHEEREEEVGGYAKAPRLAVAVLAVVGACAVLVLRLWRLQVAEGEAYAAKLRGQTTLAIQLLPARGPIVDRNGIPLAENRPSFDMDLYLDELVRYYSRQHRGRVPFIEVERRAGEKILRRKEPDVARIVSEYLEPITRTLNLSVPLDPKELQRHYYQTPNVPYHYLPDIDFRLVAQFSERNLGIPGISIAPRPVRYYRFGALAPHILGYVGEPADREQLLERMGYVPDMVGREGVEKIFDSQLQGEPGGRILRVNSRGYILSEEAYRPPHVGGAVYLTLDARIQAILEAVLRKVGRATAIVMDPWTGDILAMASVPNYDPNVFIPKVSPEEWKRLTTDPTAPLVNRAISPYAPGSTFKVLVALAALKYGVITPKTKIYSPGGIDIGGRVFKDWTPGGRGDITVYDGIRYSCNTFFYQVGIRTGIDRIVELGRVVGFGAKTGIPLNNESPGILPDPAWMKVHYPRERWTIAHTANVSIGQGFLQVTPLQMTVLMAAVANGGTVLYPRLVHGVMDWREEVKASIPVRVRGELGVRQEDLDALRAALRGVVESGTGHSVDTPHCHVAGKTGSAQFKRWLNGKLVKDTRAWFYGYFPYEKPRYVFTVMVEGGVSGGSTAGPLAREIVEKILQLEQSGQAPDLGYFRPAVGNFNGVTEVGVEERRPSVEPAVRRAVPVIPQPVPPETEESEETQ is encoded by the coding sequence ATGGCAACGAAGGCAGCTCTGAACAACCGGGCGGCTGACGCCCACGAAGAACGAGAGGAAGAGGTAGGGGGTTACGCAAAGGCCCCGCGTCTGGCGGTAGCCGTGCTCGCCGTGGTGGGTGCTTGTGCCGTGCTGGTCTTGCGTCTCTGGCGGCTTCAGGTGGCCGAAGGGGAGGCGTACGCGGCGAAACTTCGAGGCCAGACGACACTAGCCATCCAGCTTTTACCGGCCAGAGGTCCCATTGTGGATCGCAATGGAATTCCGCTAGCTGAGAATCGACCAAGTTTTGACATGGATCTCTATTTGGACGAGCTGGTTCGCTACTACTCTCGGCAGCATAGAGGCAGGGTTCCCTTCATCGAGGTCGAGAGGCGTGCCGGAGAGAAAATCCTCCGCCGCAAGGAGCCGGATGTAGCTCGGATCGTCAGCGAGTACCTGGAGCCCATTACCCGGACCCTTAATCTTTCGGTACCGTTGGATCCGAAGGAGCTTCAGCGACATTATTACCAGACTCCCAACGTTCCCTATCACTACCTGCCGGACATTGACTTCCGACTGGTGGCCCAGTTTTCCGAACGCAATCTGGGCATTCCGGGCATTTCTATTGCTCCCAGGCCGGTTCGCTACTATCGCTTCGGAGCTCTAGCTCCCCACATCCTCGGTTATGTGGGGGAGCCTGCGGACCGGGAGCAACTTTTGGAAAGGATGGGGTACGTCCCGGATATGGTTGGTCGGGAGGGGGTGGAAAAGATCTTTGATAGCCAGCTACAGGGTGAGCCTGGGGGACGGATTCTGCGGGTCAATTCGCGGGGTTACATCCTTAGCGAGGAAGCCTATCGTCCGCCTCACGTAGGCGGAGCGGTCTATTTGACCCTCGATGCAAGGATTCAAGCGATTCTCGAGGCGGTGTTACGCAAAGTGGGGAGGGCAACGGCCATTGTCATGGACCCTTGGACAGGGGACATCCTGGCCATGGCTTCGGTGCCGAACTACGATCCCAACGTCTTTATTCCCAAGGTCAGTCCTGAGGAGTGGAAACGACTCACCACCGATCCGACCGCTCCCCTGGTGAATCGTGCCATTTCTCCCTACGCACCGGGATCGACGTTTAAGGTGCTGGTGGCTTTGGCGGCTTTAAAGTATGGGGTCATTACACCCAAGACCAAGATCTATTCCCCAGGGGGAATCGATATTGGGGGAAGAGTCTTCAAGGACTGGACCCCGGGGGGACGGGGTGACATTACTGTCTATGATGGAATTCGATACTCCTGCAACACCTTTTTTTACCAGGTAGGGATTCGTACGGGGATTGATCGGATTGTGGAACTGGGCCGGGTGGTAGGGTTTGGTGCCAAGACCGGTATTCCTTTAAATAATGAATCGCCGGGGATTTTGCCTGATCCGGCCTGGATGAAGGTCCATTATCCCCGCGAACGATGGACCATTGCGCACACGGCCAATGTTTCCATTGGTCAGGGATTTCTCCAAGTCACCCCCCTTCAAATGACGGTTCTTATGGCGGCGGTAGCTAATGGAGGGACGGTACTCTATCCAAGGCTGGTCCACGGGGTCATGGATTGGAGAGAGGAAGTCAAGGCTTCCATCCCGGTTCGGGTGCGTGGTGAGCTAGGCGTCCGACAGGAGGATCTGGACGCCCTTCGAGCGGCATTGCGCGGGGTAGTGGAATCGGGTACGGGGCATTCGGTAGATACCCCGCATTGCCATGTGGCGGGTAAGACCGGCTCCGCTCAGTTTAAACGGTGGCTCAATGGAAAACTGGTCAAGGATACCCGGGCCTGGTTCTACGGATATTTTCCGTACGAAAAACCTCGCTATGTCTTTACCGTTATGGTGGAGGGAGGTGTAAGCGGTGGGAGCACGGCCGGACCACTGGCTCGAGAAATCGTAGAAAAGATTCTCCAATTGGAGCAATCTGGTCAGGCACCAGATCTTGGGTATTTTCGGCCTGCGGTGGGGAACTTTAACGGGGTAACAGAAGTGGGCGTCGAGGAGAGGAGGCCGTCTGTAGAACCCGCTGTGCGCAGGGCAGTACCGGTGATCCCCCAGCCTGTGCCACCGGAAACCGAAGAATCAGAGGAGACCCAGTAA